One genomic segment of Syngnathus acus chromosome 1, fSynAcu1.2, whole genome shotgun sequence includes these proteins:
- the poll gene encoding DNA polymerase lambda, whose protein sequence is MESCHGIVKAFPKVKKTRASQGKDSPPLKKKSDEFDVTGSTFNGTSVYILPAGIGNARCQIFQRQIQQNGGQTVRSLCVGVTHVVVDDNMERDRALRLIKVDAMPSGVHLVKCSWLSSCISEKQLLDESNYSLLPKRNSETQQEKDSLKDDKCATEASLKPECDPSKQGETSDMSVSDKEVVSGEDDAVSQSHLEALITGQRPKEEALNVEPGQGSTTQTAVSGKWVCAQSSQSKSNNFNKDITDKLEQLAKAYTHQGDKWRALGYSKAVNALKSYHKPVTSYQEACLIPGIGKRMADKIDEIMESGHLRKLDHIGEAVPILELFTNIWGAGAKTAQLWYQQGFRTLEDIRTKAHLSNCQKIGLKHYEDILDRMPRDEAAAIEKVVRDAARAIDPGLVAMACGSYRRGKSTCGDVDVLISHPDGKSHKGVFTKVLQNLHDTGFLTDDLVSHEENGEQKKYMGVCRLPGPDRRHRRLDLIVVPHNEFACALLYFTGSAHFNRSMRALAKTKNMSLSEHSLNQSVVRQGSAKVYAGIPLPTPTESDVFNLLGIPYREPCERDW, encoded by the exons ATGGAATCATGTCACGGGATTGTGAAAGCTTTCCCCAAAGTTAAAAAGACCAGAGCTTCTCAAGGAAAGGATTCTCCTCCTTTAAAGAAGAAATCTGATGAATTTGATGTGACAg GAAGTACCTTTAATGGTACCTCAGTGTACATCCTACCTGCAGGCATAGGAAATGCAAGATGTCAGATCTTCCAAAGACAAATTCAACAGAACGGAGGCCAGACAGTGAGGTCTCTATGTGTTGGTGTCActcatgttgttgttgatgacaACATGGAGCGTGATAGGGCTCTGCGTCTCATCAAAGTGGATGCAATGCCTTCTGGGGTCCATCTTGTAAAATGCAGTTGGTTAAGCTCATGTATCAGTGAGAAACAACTCTTGGATGAATCAAACTACAGTCTTTTACCAAAGAG GAATTCTGAAACTCAACAAGAAAAAGACTCGCTGAAGGATGATAAATGTGCAACGGAAGCATCTCTCAAGCCAGAGTGTGATCCAAGCAAGCAAGGGGAGACATCAGACATG AGTGTATCAGACAAAGAAGTAGTGTCGGGAGAAGATGACGCAGTCAGTCAGAGTCACCTGGAAGCTCTCATCACAGGCCAACGCCCCAAAGAAGAGGCGCTCAACGTTGAGCCAGGTCAAGGCTCTACCACTCAAACGGCGGTCTCAGGGAAGTGGGTCTGCGCACAGTCTTCTCAGTCCAAAAGTAATAACTTCAACAAAGACATCACCGACAAACTAGAACAACTGGCCAAGGCTTATACACACCAGGGAGACAAGTGGAGGGCATTGGGGTACTCCAAAGCTGTCAATGCATTGAAGAGCTATCACAAGCCGGTTACATCGTATCAG GAGGCATGTCTTATCCCAGGAATTGGCAAACGCATGGCGGACAAAATTGACGAGATCATGGAAAGTGGTCATCTGCGCAAGCTTGATCACATTGGCGAGGCCGTGCCAATATTGGAGCTTTTCACTAACATTTGGGGTGCAGGAGCAAAGACAGCACAGCTTTGGTACCAACAG GGATTCCGCACTTTGGAGGACATTCGCACAAAAGCCCACTTGAGCAACTGTCAGAAAATAGGACTCAAGCACTACGAAGACATCCTAGACAGAATGCCCAGGGATGAAGCTGCAGCCATTGAGAAAGTG GTGAGGGATGCTGCCCGAGCAATTGATCCCGGCCTGGTGGCGATGGCATGCGGCTCGTACCGCAGAGGAAAGAGCACATGTGGAGATGTGGACGTGCTTATTTCACATCCTGATGGAAAATCCCACAAAGGTGTATTCACTAAAGTGCTCCAGAACCTCCACGACACTG gcTTTTTGACTGATGACCTAGTGAGTCATGAAGAGAATGGAGAGCAGAAGAAATACATGGGCGTATGCCGCCTGCCAGGACCAGACCGCCGCCATCGGAGGCTGGATCTCATTGTGGTGCCCCACAATGAGTTTGCCTGTGCGCTTCTGTATTTCACTGGATCTGCACACTTCAACCGCTCCATGAGGGCTCTGGCAAAGACAAAGAACATGAGCTTGTCAGAGCATTCGCTTAACCAAAGTGTGGTGCGTCAAGGTAGCGCCAAGGTGTATGCTGGCATTCCCCTTCCTACACCTACAGAAAGTGACGTTTTTAATCTTTTGGGTATACCATACAGAGAGCCCTGTGAACGGGACTGGTGA